A single region of the Terriglobales bacterium genome encodes:
- a CDS encoding serine hydrolase, whose translation MHLLQTSRAQRGSMMAISLIKRAVLIVVLTATAFAADLQSQLEALVRAHHGQAAIYARHLKTGASVAVNADTPVPTASVIKLAIMVTAFDLAHAGKLSLEEKLALTKENQVSGSGILGALTPGLQITLGDAIVLMIQLSDNTATNMVIDRLSVAAVDQKLTAMGEKNTWLYKKVMKPAEGPMPSDQPKFGLGKTTAREMADVMASIERCDIGDAALCKRMIEILKGQQNRDAIPRYIEFADTSERPSMIANKTGSLDAVRNDVALVYTAGGPIVISAFTWDNQDRSWTPDNQGALLIGRMAQAILQAWAPAAVKPSAAGSASNAVPVTAAAPGTPKN comes from the coding sequence ATGCACCTGCTGCAAACATCCCGCGCGCAGCGGGGATCCATGATGGCCATCAGCCTTATCAAGCGGGCGGTGCTCATCGTCGTACTCACCGCCACCGCCTTCGCCGCCGACCTGCAATCCCAGCTCGAGGCCCTCGTCCGCGCGCATCACGGGCAGGCGGCGATCTACGCACGCCACTTGAAAACCGGCGCCAGCGTCGCCGTGAATGCCGACACGCCCGTACCGACCGCCTCGGTCATCAAGCTGGCGATCATGGTCACCGCGTTCGACCTGGCGCATGCCGGCAAGCTCAGCCTCGAGGAAAAGCTTGCGTTGACCAAGGAAAACCAGGTCTCGGGCTCCGGCATCCTCGGCGCCCTCACGCCCGGCCTGCAGATCACCCTCGGCGACGCCATCGTGCTCATGATCCAGCTCAGCGACAACACCGCCACCAACATGGTGATCGACCGCCTCAGCGTCGCCGCCGTGGACCAGAAGCTGACCGCCATGGGCGAAAAGAACACGTGGCTCTATAAGAAAGTCATGAAGCCGGCGGAAGGCCCCATGCCGTCTGATCAGCCAAAGTTTGGCCTGGGCAAGACGACCGCGCGCGAGATGGCCGACGTGATGGCGTCGATCGAGCGCTGCGATATTGGCGATGCGGCACTCTGCAAGCGCATGATCGAAATCCTCAAGGGCCAGCAGAACCGCGATGCCATCCCGCGCTACATCGAGTTCGCCGATACATCCGAGCGCCCCAGCATGATCGCCAACAAGACCGGATCGCTCGACGCCGTGCGCAACGACGTGGCGCTCGTCTACACCGCCGGCGGGCCGATCGTCATCTCCGCCTTCACGTGGGACAACCAGGACCGCAGCTGGACGCCCGACAACCAGGGCGCGCTGCTCATCGGCCGCATGGCGCAGGCCATCCTGCAGGCTTGGGCGCCGGCCGCGGTGAAACCGTCAGCTGCCGGAAGCGCCTCAAATGCGGTCCCGGTCACCGCTGCCGCCCCGGGTACGCCCAAGAATTAG
- a CDS encoding TrbI/VirB10 family protein, which translates to MRITPIAVLFVASGLAAQEAQPTLRVREGAAPPSRDATTSTASASAERRLITVPAGTKVPLVLKHGISSKNSRAGNQVYASTSFPVAINDHIAIPSGTYVHGEISEVRRPGHVKGKAEILIHFTTLVFPNGYTVSLPGAVEGAPQTETGSGSGQIKDQEGTIQGEGNKAQKVGTIASTAGTGAVIGGVTNGGKGAAIGAGIGGAAGALITMLSRGPDLVLPPGTSLEMVFQRNVTLDEAKMKRAD; encoded by the coding sequence GTGCGCATCACGCCGATAGCCGTGCTCTTTGTCGCATCCGGACTTGCTGCTCAGGAGGCGCAGCCCACGCTGCGTGTCCGCGAAGGCGCTGCGCCGCCGAGCAGAGACGCGACGACGTCCACCGCCTCGGCCTCCGCCGAGCGCCGTCTGATTACGGTGCCTGCTGGAACCAAAGTTCCGCTGGTGCTGAAGCACGGTATCTCGAGCAAGAATTCGCGCGCCGGCAACCAGGTGTACGCCTCCACCAGCTTCCCCGTCGCGATCAACGACCACATCGCCATTCCATCGGGGACGTACGTGCATGGCGAGATCAGCGAAGTTCGCCGCCCCGGTCACGTGAAGGGCAAGGCTGAAATCCTCATCCACTTCACCACGCTCGTGTTCCCCAACGGCTACACGGTCTCGCTCCCGGGCGCCGTGGAAGGCGCGCCGCAAACCGAGACCGGCTCCGGCAGCGGACAAATCAAGGACCAGGAAGGGACCATCCAGGGCGAGGGCAACAAGGCGCAGAAGGTCGGCACCATCGCCAGCACCGCCGGAACCGGCGCAGTGATTGGCGGCGTGACCAACGGCGGCAAGGGCGCCGCCATCGGCGCCGGCATCGGCGGCGCTGCCGGCGCGCTCATTACCATGCTGTCGCGCGGCCCCGACCTCGTGCTGCCGCCCGGAACTTCACTGGAGATGGTCTTCCAGCGCAACGTCACCCTCGACGAAGCCAAGATGAAGCGCGCGGACTAA